The following proteins come from a genomic window of Lycium ferocissimum isolate CSIRO_LF1 chromosome 4, AGI_CSIRO_Lferr_CH_V1, whole genome shotgun sequence:
- the LOC132051466 gene encoding transcription factor bHLH48-like — protein MESSQVRSASCGGKAGEMVHEFIKTESGGNSFTALLELPANQAMELLVYSSEIVSPKTCYHYPKPPIFPSDIDRASKFSVFSAGNSPETSSFPSNSSSKSEFVKQEPIDSESNPNSSPAFSNPEVNQKTTKRKEHQKKGNESSKKSKKSGNDTSEKLPYVHVRARRGQATDSHSLAERARREKINARMKLLQDLVPGCNKISGTAVVLDEIINHVQSLQRQVEVLSMRLAAVNPRVDFNLDSLFAAESGSAADSNFPGIVSPSIWPEGQNRNQYQQLLHIDGFNQPVWVREDDNSSSFITPQNSLLIYDSSANSAALHQNHMKMEL, from the exons ATGGAGTCAAGCCAAGTTAGATCCGCAAGTTGCGGAGGGAAAGCTGGAGAAATGGTTCATGAATTTATAAAAACGGAAAGTGGTGGAAATTCTTTCACTGCTTTACTTGAACTGCCGGCCAATCAAGCTATGGAACTTCTCGTATATTCTTCTGAAATTGTTTCACCTAAAACTTGCTATCATTACCCAAAGCCTCCCATTTTCCCTTCCGATATTGACAGAGCCTCCAAGTTCTCAGTCTTTTCCGCAGGAAATTCACCGGAAACTAGTTCATTTCCCTCAAATTCGAGTTCAAAGTCAGAATTCGTAAAACAAGAACCAATTGATTCAGAATCCAATCCCAATTCTTCTCCGGCCTTTTCAAATCCAGAGGTTAATCAGAAAACCACTAAGCGAAAGGAACACCAGAAAAAG GGAAACGAGAGTAGcaaaaagagcaaaaaatcaGGAAATGATACCTCGGAGAAGCTTCCGTATGTTCATGTCCGAGCACGACGAGGACAAGCTACAGATAGTCATAGTTTAGCTGAAAGA GCTAGGAGAGAGAAAATTAATGCAAGAATGAAGCTATTACAGGACCTGGTCCCAGGATGTAACAAG ATATCAGGTACTGCAGTGGTGCTGGATGAGATCATTAACCATGTACAATCCCTACAACGTCAAGTGGAG GTCTTATCAATGAGACTTGCTGCGGTAAACCCAAGAGTTGATTTCAACCTTGATAGTCTCTTTGCTGCAGAA AGTGGCTCTGCAGCGGATAGTAACTTCCCGGGCATAGTTTCTCCATCAATTTGGCCTGAGGGACAGAATAGAAACCAGTATCAACAGCTGTTGCATATTGATGGATTCAATCAGCCTGTTTGGGTTCGGGAAGACGATAATTCGTCTAGCTTCATTACTCCACAGAATTCACTTTTGATTTATGATTCCTCAGCAAATTCAG CTGCTTTGCACCAAAATCATATGAAAATGGAGCTGTGA